From Polycladomyces subterraneus:
CGGTACTCTTGATCGGTGCAGGCGAAACAGCCCAACTGACGGCCAAACACTTCCAAGCCAATGGAGCCGATCGGATGATCGTGCTCAACCGCACGTGGGAAAAAGCGCGGGAAGTTGCAGCGCAATTCGGTGCCGAAGCGCGTTCGTTTACGCAATTGCATCAGAGCTTGCGTGAAGCGGACATCGTTGTCAGCTCCACGGGGGCATCCGGCGCGATCATCACCCGGGAAATGATCAAGCGGGTGTTGCCTGAGCGAAATGCGCCGCTGTTTTTGATCGATATCGCCGTACCGCGTGACATCGAGCCGGCCGTGCATGAATTAGACAATGTATACCTGTATGATATTGACGACTTGCAGGAGATCGTGTCGGCCAACCTGAAGCTGCGTGAGCAGGAAGCGGAGAAGGTGCGCCGCATGATCGAGGAAGAAGTGCGCGCTTTCCGGGATTGGGTGCAGACGCTCGGCGTCGTTCCGCTGATCACGGCGTTGCGTGAGAAAGCGTTGGCCATACAGGAAGAAACGATGAAAAGCATTGAGCGCAAATTGCCGGATCTGACTGAGCGGGAGTTGCGTGTGATCCGCAAGCACACCAAAAGCATTGTCAATCAGTTGCTGCGAGACCCGATCATGCGCGCCAAAGAATTGGCCGCCGGCCCCAACCGTGATGAGGCGTTGGAGATGTTTGCCCACATCTTTGCGCTGGAAGAAAGCCTGAAGAAAGAACAGGCTGGAGAACAAAAACAAGCGCACGCGCCTATAGAAAACGTCGCCGCTCCGTTGCGTCATCCGGCGTTTGCTGGCGGCAAAGTGACGTTCCGCTCGTGAACAAAAGGGGTGGCCGCCGTGTTCGCTGAGCGTTGGGTGTACGATCTGATTATTTATCTTTATGCATTAGGGCTTCTTTTTGCCTTTGCGGATTTACTGCACAAGAACCGGCGGGCCAATCGGCTGGCCCTTTCCTTGTTCATCGCGGTTTGGATGATTCAAACGGTGTTTATCGCCTTTCGGCTGTTTGAACTGTTTCCGCTGATGACATCGTTTGATTCTTTGTTTTTCTACTCGTGGGCCATTGTGGCGCTCACCTTGTTGATCAACTGGTTGTATCACATGGATTTGGTCGTATTTTCCGCGAATTTGGTGGGGTTTGCCGTACTGGCCATCAATTTTTTTGTCGCCCGTGACACGTCACGCCATTTGTCCCGACTGCTTCTGTCGGAATTGGTGTTCGTCCATGTCACGATGGCGTTTTTGGCCTATGCGGCTTTTTCTTTGTCTGCCGTTTTCGCGATCCTATATCTGATCGGGGATCATTTGCTGAAACAGAAGAAATGGAACCGGCTATTGCGTTTGTTACCTAGTTTAGAACATTTGCAAAGGCTGTCCTACGGTTTTTCCCTGATCGGGATGCCGTTATTGCTCTCGGCGATCATTTTGGGTGTGATTTGGGCGTATCAGACGAATATCAACGGATTTTGGTATGATCCCAAAATTATCGGATCCCTGATCGTGTTGTCGTTGTATGCGATTCAGCTGTACCAGAGGGCGAAACAAAGATGGCACGGACGGCGGCTGGCGTGGTGGAGTGCCGTGTCGTTCCTGGCGATGTTGCTCAATTATTGGATATCCGTTACGGGAATTTCATTCCACCGGTGGATGTAAGGGAGACGAATGTGATGAAACGGTTTTATCCGATGATGGTGGATTTGACCGGTCGGCGTTGCCTCGTGGTGGGCGGTGGATCGGTGGCGGAACGAAAAACGGCCTCGCTGTTGGAAGGGGGCGCCGACGTGATCGTGGTCAGTCCGGATGTGACCCCGGGTCTGCAAGTGTGGGCGGAGCAGGGAGAAATTACGTACCACCCCCGTCCCTATCGCAAAGGAGATGCGGCTGGATGTACCCTGGTGATCGCCGCCACGGATCAGGAGGCAGTCAACCGGGCGGTGTATGAAGAGGCGCAGGCATGCGGGGCCTGGATCAATGTGGTGGACCGACCCGACTTATGCAACTTTACCGTCCCCTCCACCCTTCGTCGGGGGCAACTGCAAATCGCCGTTTCCACGGGAGGGGCCAGTCCTACGCTGGCCAAAAAAATCCGCCAAGAGTTGGAAGAAACGTACGGACCCGAATACGCGGTCTACCTGAATCTGCTCAAAGAGATGCGCCAACGGATTCAGGAGGCTGTCGCCGATGCTGCTGTCCGCCATCAATTGATGGCGCGCCTCGTGGATGAGGAATGGATGGTATTGTGTAAAACCGATCCCAACGAGGCGCGCCGTCGTATGGAGAGTTGGATCGAACAAGCGGCCACGGCGGAAATCAGCGGGTGATCCGCTCGGATCGGGCAGTGAGGAGGACACAGACGATCATGCGAACCGTAGTGGTGGGAACAAGGAAAAGCGCTTTGGCGTTGACCCAGACCGGTTGGGTGATGGACCGGCTTCGGGAAGCGAATCCCCGCTGGGAGCTGCGTCAGGAAAAAATCGTGACCAAAGGAGATCGTATTTTGGATGTCACCTTGTCTAAAATCGGAGGCAAGGGGCTTTTCGTCAAGGAAATTGAACAAGCGCTGTTGGATGGGCGGATTGATATTGCCGTCCACAGCATGAAGGATATGCCCGGTGAAATGCCGGATGGTCTGGTGATCGGCGCGGTGACGCAGCGGGAAGACCCGCGCGACTGCCTGATCACCCGCAGTGGGCATTCATTGGAGAAACTGCCGCCCGGTGCGCGGATCGGTACCAGCAGTCTGCGCAGGCAGGCACAAATATTGGCGTATCGGCCCGATGTAACAGTGGAGCCGGTGCGTGGCAATCTGGAAACCCGTCTGCGCAAAATGGAGGAAGGGCAGTTTGACGCCATTCTCCTAGCGGTGGCCGGCTTGTCCCGGATGGGCTGGCAAGATCGTGTGACGCAAGCGCTTTCGACAGATATCATGGTGCCGGCCGTGGGGCAAGGGGCATTGGCCGTCCAGTGTCGTGCCGACGATACTGAAGTGTTGGAAGGATTGAAGAAGATCAACGATCCAAAGACTGAACGGGCCGTTCGAGCGGAACGGGCGTTTTTGCATGTATTTGAAGGCGGTTGCCATTTACCGGTGGGCGCGTACGCCGAGGCAACGGACGGATCGATCCACCTGATCGGCATGGTGGCGCACCCGGACGGTCGGAAGGTGTTACGCGGCGCTGTCGAAGGCGCGGAACCGGAGCAAGTCGGCCGTATACTGGCACAGCAGTTACTGGAACAAGGAGCGGGAGAATTGTTGTCGGCTTTGCGAGAGGAGATGAGCAGATGAACGCAGGCACCGTCTACTTGGTGGGAGCAGGTCCCGGCGATCCCGGGCTGATCACGGTCAAAGGGAAGGAAGCGATCGAAAAGTCCGATGTGATCGTGTATGACCGTTTGGCCAGCCCCCGATTGCTGAAATATGCCAAACCGGATGCCGAGCGGATATACGTGGGGAAAATGCCGGACCGTCACACCTTGACGCAGGAAGAGATCAACCAGCTACTGGTGGAGAAAGCGAAAGAAGGTAAAACGGTCACCCGGCTGAAAGGGGGAGATCCGTTCGTTTTCGGACGCGGTGGCGAAGAAGCGGAGACATTGGTGGAGCACGGTATTCCGTTTGAGGTGGTGCCCGGGATCACATCGGCCATTGCCGTTCCCGCATACGCAGGGATTCCGGTAACGCACAGGGACATCAACCCTTCCTTCACCATCGTGACTGGACATGAGCGGCCGGAAAAAACGGAATCCGCCATCCGGTGGGATAAATTGGCCACTGCTTCGGAAACGTTGATTTTCCTGATGGGCGTGGGCAATTTGCCGTTCATCCGCGATCAGTTGATCCGGTACGGCCGTTCGGAAAACACCCCTGTCGCCCTGATTCGTTGGGGCACGCGTGTGGAACAGGAAGTGCTGACGGGGACGTTGGATGACATCGTGGAAAAGGTACAGGAAGCCAACTTCCGCCCTCCCGCCATTATCATTGTGGGTGAAGTGGTCCGGTTGCGCGACAAGCTGAAATGGTTTGAGAACAAGCCATTATTCGGCCGGCGTGTGCTGGTGACGCGGGCGCGCAGTCAAAGCAGTTCGTTGGTGGAGAAAATCGAGGCGTTGGGCGGAGAAGCCGTCGAGTTTCCGGTGATACACCTCACGCGTCCCAAACGGCAGGACTTGCTGGATCAAGCCTTGAAACGGCTCGGGGTGTACGATTGGGTGGTGTTTACCAGTGTCAATGGTGTCAAGTATTTCTTCCGCCGTTTGCGTGAGCTGAAGCTGGATATCCGTTCGATGTCTAGGGCCAAGATAGCGGCGATTGGTCCGAAAACAGCGGAAGCCCTGGAGGAAAAAGGTCTTCTGGTTGAGGTGTTGCCCGACAAATTTCAGGCGGAGGCGTTGGTGGAGTACCTGAAACCGTTGGTTCGTTCTGGGGAACGCATTCTGCTTCCGCGTGCCGACATCTCCCGAAAAGTGCTGGCTGTTGAGCTAG
This genomic window contains:
- the hemA gene encoding glutamyl-tRNA reductase, yielding MHILVVGFNHKTAPVSLRERLAFSENEWGKAVTTLRHTKSILESVIVSTCNRMELYVICDQLHTGEYYAKTFLEDWFSVPKSEFVDHLYIKQNDEAVRHLFTVVCGLDSMVIGETQILGQVRDAFLKAQEQQTTGTMFNTLFRQAITLGKRAHAETELGQNAVSVSYAAVELGKKLFPTFSGKTVLLIGAGETAQLTAKHFQANGADRMIVLNRTWEKAREVAAQFGAEARSFTQLHQSLREADIVVSSTGASGAIITREMIKRVLPERNAPLFLIDIAVPRDIEPAVHELDNVYLYDIDDLQEIVSANLKLREQEAEKVRRMIEEEVRAFRDWVQTLGVVPLITALREKALAIQEETMKSIERKLPDLTERELRVIRKHTKSIVNQLLRDPIMRAKELAAGPNRDEALEMFAHIFALEESLKKEQAGEQKQAHAPIENVAAPLRHPAFAGGKVTFRS
- a CDS encoding cytochrome C assembly family protein, with amino-acid sequence MFAERWVYDLIIYLYALGLLFAFADLLHKNRRANRLALSLFIAVWMIQTVFIAFRLFELFPLMTSFDSLFFYSWAIVALTLLINWLYHMDLVVFSANLVGFAVLAINFFVARDTSRHLSRLLLSELVFVHVTMAFLAYAAFSLSAVFAILYLIGDHLLKQKKWNRLLRLLPSLEHLQRLSYGFSLIGMPLLLSAIILGVIWAYQTNINGFWYDPKIIGSLIVLSLYAIQLYQRAKQRWHGRRLAWWSAVSFLAMLLNYWISVTGISFHRWM
- a CDS encoding precorrin-2 dehydrogenase/sirohydrochlorin ferrochelatase family protein, which translates into the protein MKRFYPMMVDLTGRRCLVVGGGSVAERKTASLLEGGADVIVVSPDVTPGLQVWAEQGEITYHPRPYRKGDAAGCTLVIAATDQEAVNRAVYEEAQACGAWINVVDRPDLCNFTVPSTLRRGQLQIAVSTGGASPTLAKKIRQELEETYGPEYAVYLNLLKEMRQRIQEAVADAAVRHQLMARLVDEEWMVLCKTDPNEARRRMESWIEQAATAEISG
- the hemC gene encoding hydroxymethylbilane synthase, encoding MRTVVVGTRKSALALTQTGWVMDRLREANPRWELRQEKIVTKGDRILDVTLSKIGGKGLFVKEIEQALLDGRIDIAVHSMKDMPGEMPDGLVIGAVTQREDPRDCLITRSGHSLEKLPPGARIGTSSLRRQAQILAYRPDVTVEPVRGNLETRLRKMEEGQFDAILLAVAGLSRMGWQDRVTQALSTDIMVPAVGQGALAVQCRADDTEVLEGLKKINDPKTERAVRAERAFLHVFEGGCHLPVGAYAEATDGSIHLIGMVAHPDGRKVLRGAVEGAEPEQVGRILAQQLLEQGAGELLSALREEMSR
- the cobA gene encoding uroporphyrinogen-III C-methyltransferase, producing MNAGTVYLVGAGPGDPGLITVKGKEAIEKSDVIVYDRLASPRLLKYAKPDAERIYVGKMPDRHTLTQEEINQLLVEKAKEGKTVTRLKGGDPFVFGRGGEEAETLVEHGIPFEVVPGITSAIAVPAYAGIPVTHRDINPSFTIVTGHERPEKTESAIRWDKLATASETLIFLMGVGNLPFIRDQLIRYGRSENTPVALIRWGTRVEQEVLTGTLDDIVEKVQEANFRPPAIIIVGEVVRLRDKLKWFENKPLFGRRVLVTRARSQSSSLVEKIEALGGEAVEFPVIHLTRPKRQDLLDQALKRLGVYDWVVFTSVNGVKYFFRRLRELKLDIRSMSRAKIAAIGPKTAEALEEKGLLVEVLPDKFQAEALVEYLKPLVRSGERILLPRADISRKVLAVELEKLGCQVEEVDAYDTVVGNENAEEVANMLENGAIHVITFTSSSTVRNFVDAIRSVRENWQSLIQGTQIACIGPITAQTAEDLGLTPDVVAERFTIDGLIEAIAQHPPKVLTKGELR